Proteins encoded within one genomic window of Prochlorococcus marinus str. MIT 9515:
- the glnA gene encoding type I glutamate--ammonia ligase, protein MAKSPQDVLSQIKDEGIELIDLKFTDIHGKWQHLTLTSDMIEEESFTEGLAFDGSSIRGWKAINASDMSMVPDSSTAWIDPFYKHKTLSMICSIQEPRSGAPYDRCPRSLAQKALSYLDSTGIADTAFFGPEPEFFLFDDVRYDSKEGGCFYSVDTNEAPWNTGRTEEGGNLGYKIQYKEGYFPVAPNDTAQDIRSEMLLLMGELGIPTEKHHHEVAGAGQHELGMKFDSLINAADNVMTYKYVVRNVAKKYGKTATFMPKPVFNDNGTGMHVHQSLWKSGQPLFFGEGSYANLSQTARWYIGGILKHAPSFLAFTNPTTNSYKRLVPGFEAPVNLVYSEGNRSAAVRIPLTGPSPKAKRLEFRSGDALANPYLAFSVMMLAGIDGIKNQIDPGDGVDVDLFELPAEELAKIDTVPSSLNDSLNALKTDKDYLLAGGVFTEDFIDNFIDIKYEEVQQLRQRPHPHEFFMYYDA, encoded by the coding sequence ATGGCTAAGTCTCCCCAAGATGTTCTAAGTCAAATCAAGGATGAAGGAATTGAACTCATCGATCTAAAATTCACAGACATTCATGGAAAATGGCAACATCTAACTTTGACATCGGACATGATAGAGGAAGAATCATTCACTGAAGGTTTAGCCTTTGATGGATCTTCAATAAGAGGTTGGAAAGCTATTAATGCATCAGATATGTCAATGGTGCCTGATTCTAGTACTGCATGGATTGATCCTTTTTATAAACATAAAACCTTAAGCATGATTTGCTCTATTCAAGAGCCAAGAAGTGGGGCTCCATATGATAGATGTCCAAGATCATTAGCACAAAAGGCACTAAGTTATCTAGATTCCACGGGGATAGCAGATACTGCTTTTTTTGGACCAGAGCCAGAATTCTTTTTATTTGATGACGTCAGATATGATTCAAAGGAGGGAGGGTGCTTTTATAGTGTAGATACTAACGAAGCTCCTTGGAATACTGGAAGAACAGAAGAAGGTGGGAACTTAGGATATAAAATTCAATATAAAGAAGGATATTTTCCAGTAGCACCTAATGACACTGCACAAGATATAAGATCTGAAATGTTATTACTAATGGGTGAATTAGGCATTCCAACTGAGAAGCATCACCATGAAGTAGCCGGAGCAGGACAACATGAACTTGGAATGAAATTTGATTCCCTAATTAATGCTGCTGATAATGTAATGACATATAAATATGTTGTAAGAAACGTAGCCAAAAAATACGGCAAAACTGCCACCTTTATGCCAAAACCTGTTTTTAACGATAATGGAACAGGTATGCATGTTCATCAAAGTTTGTGGAAAAGTGGTCAACCTTTATTTTTTGGTGAAGGTTCATATGCAAATCTATCTCAAACAGCAAGATGGTATATCGGAGGTATTTTGAAGCACGCTCCATCATTCCTTGCATTTACTAATCCAACTACTAATAGCTATAAAAGATTAGTTCCAGGTTTTGAAGCGCCAGTAAATTTAGTTTATTCTGAAGGAAATCGCTCGGCAGCTGTAAGAATCCCTTTAACAGGACCTAGTCCAAAAGCTAAAAGATTAGAATTTAGATCAGGAGATGCACTTGCTAACCCTTATTTAGCATTTTCTGTAATGATGTTAGCTGGCATTGATGGTATTAAAAATCAAATAGATCCTGGTGATGGAGTAGATGTGGATCTATTTGAATTACCAGCCGAAGAGCTCGCAAAAATAGATACAGTTCCCTCATCTCTAAACGACTCATTAAATGCGCTTAAAACAGACAAAGACTATTTATTAGCTGGAGGAGTATTCACAGAAGATTTCATAGATAATTTCATTGATATTAAGTATGAAGAGGTCCAACAATTAAGACAGAGACCTCATCCTCATGAATTTTTCATGTACTATGACGCTTAA
- a CDS encoding GTP-binding protein codes for MYKFIFKYYKYLFILIFIYFLLSLLRNIFNLYFFMILLIILSYFYNKNKKVFKKVVYKIIFNNKKNIPFKNNYGAAINILESIEEINKKISNKVESELLIYEKNKLTEQLKYGDYNVILFGAGSSGKTSIARALLKNLIGKISPTIGTTKNIASYKIRIPILKRNINIIDTPGLFEASIDGEKREKSTIIEASKSDLILFVLDQDINKFELYLIRELLELRKKIIIVLNKCDLRSEKQNNNIKENIISMTSSKKIKISVVKTIASNNLSPNHSLGSIDVSNLFKEVIETLDENGEELLADNILFRCNKLGLISKKVISEQRESSAIRVINKYTWITGGVILVNPLPVVDFITTTSVNVQMILEISKIYNVRLSKIEAVDLSKSLITTLAKLGILKGGLNVITTALSSNFTTIYISKSIQSLTSCWLIKIVGLSIIEYFKNGQNWGDAGIQEVIDDIYKLNKREQFLNKFIKEAINKINIKEDNQSQRKLPPYFQKD; via the coding sequence ATGTATAAGTTTATATTTAAATACTATAAATACTTATTTATTTTAATATTTATTTATTTTCTATTATCCTTACTTAGAAATATTTTTAATCTATATTTCTTTATGATTTTACTTATTATTTTATCGTATTTTTATAATAAAAATAAAAAAGTATTTAAAAAAGTTGTATATAAGATTATTTTTAATAATAAGAAAAATATTCCGTTCAAGAATAATTATGGTGCTGCAATAAATATTCTTGAAAGTATAGAAGAAATTAATAAAAAAATATCTAATAAAGTAGAGTCAGAGTTATTAATATACGAAAAAAATAAATTAACAGAACAATTAAAATATGGAGATTACAATGTTATTTTATTTGGAGCTGGATCCTCTGGAAAAACATCAATAGCAAGAGCATTATTAAAAAACTTAATTGGAAAAATTTCGCCAACAATTGGAACCACAAAAAATATTGCAAGTTATAAAATCAGAATCCCAATTCTAAAAAGAAATATAAATATAATTGATACTCCAGGCTTATTTGAGGCATCAATAGATGGAGAAAAAAGAGAAAAATCTACAATAATTGAGGCATCAAAATCAGATCTTATCCTTTTTGTTTTAGATCAGGACATTAATAAGTTTGAACTATATTTAATTAGAGAATTACTAGAGTTGAGAAAAAAAATAATAATTGTACTAAATAAATGTGATTTAAGATCAGAGAAACAAAATAATAATATTAAAGAAAATATTATTTCAATGACATCCTCAAAAAAAATAAAAATCTCAGTAGTAAAAACCATTGCTTCAAATAATTTATCTCCAAACCATTCATTAGGCTCAATAGATGTTAGTAATTTATTTAAAGAAGTAATAGAAACCCTTGATGAGAACGGAGAAGAGTTATTAGCTGATAATATTCTTTTTAGATGTAATAAATTAGGTCTAATTAGTAAAAAAGTAATTTCTGAACAAAGAGAGTCAAGTGCTATAAGGGTAATAAATAAATATACTTGGATAACCGGAGGAGTAATACTGGTTAACCCTTTGCCTGTTGTTGATTTTATAACAACAACATCTGTAAATGTTCAAATGATCCTTGAGATTTCAAAAATATATAATGTCAGGCTAAGTAAAATTGAAGCAGTTGATTTATCAAAATCATTAATAACTACACTTGCCAAACTAGGAATATTAAAAGGGGGTTTGAATGTTATTACAACTGCATTATCTTCTAATTTTACTACCATCTATATTTCAAAATCAATACAATCTTTAACCTCATGTTGGTTAATAAAAATAGTTGGTTTATCAATAATTGAATATTTTAAAAATGGACAAAATTGGGGAGATGCCGGGATTCAAGAAGTTATTGATGATATTTACAAATTAAATAAACGTGAACAATTTTTAAATAAATTTATTAAAGAAGCAATTAATAAAATCAACATTAAAGAAGATAATCAATCTCAAAGAAAACTACCGCCATATTTTCAGAAAGATTAG
- the lspA gene encoding signal peptidase II, whose protein sequence is MINIIYNRFYFILLSTLVFLSDQYAKIFVSTNFKSLINKSFLIFSLDYVKNFGAAFNLFSGNRIFLSLISIIITILLIYFILNKKNISNLELLSFSFILGGTLGNGIDRINKGYVIDYINLNFINFPVFNIADISINIGLILIIYSFIKFKR, encoded by the coding sequence ATGATAAATATTATATATAATAGATTTTATTTTATTTTATTAAGTACATTAGTTTTTCTGTCTGATCAATACGCAAAAATTTTTGTTAGTACAAATTTTAAATCATTAATAAATAAAAGCTTTTTAATTTTTAGTCTTGATTATGTAAAAAATTTCGGAGCTGCTTTCAATCTATTTAGTGGTAATAGGATTTTCTTATCACTTATAAGCATAATAATTACTATACTACTTATATATTTTATTTTAAATAAAAAAAATATTAGTAATTTAGAATTACTAAGTTTTAGCTTTATATTAGGCGGTACATTAGGAAATGGAATAGATAGAATAAATAAGGGATATGTTATAGACTATATAAATTTAAACTTTATAAATTTTCCTGTATTTAATATTGCAGATATTTCAATTAATATTGGCCTCATATTAATTATATATAGTTTTATTAAATTCAAAAGATAA
- a CDS encoding biotin transporter BioY, translating to MSLQIPSIIIITLIFKREVVIISYSIYLLIGLFFLPIFQNGGSVGYILTPNFGYLLGIYPLINIINKVNKINRKIHYYDLLRYGVLGICSTHIIGIIYSSIQILYFKQPDTLIYNISKYSFGKFFYHLLMLIPITLLSKFLNIKYRNKK from the coding sequence ATGTCTTTGCAAATACCATCAATTATAATAATTACCTTAATTTTCAAGCGTGAGGTTGTAATAATATCATATAGTATCTATCTATTAATAGGTTTATTCTTTTTACCAATATTTCAAAATGGTGGATCAGTAGGCTATATTCTAACTCCAAACTTTGGATACTTATTAGGTATATATCCTTTAATTAATATTATTAATAAAGTAAATAAAATAAATAGGAAAATTCATTATTATGATCTATTGCGATATGGAGTATTAGGAATATGTAGTACGCATATTATAGGTATCATTTATAGTTCCATTCAAATATTATATTTTAAACAACCAGATACATTGATATATAATATTTCAAAATACTCATTTGGAAAGTTTTTTTACCACTTACTAATGCTAATACCGATAACTTTATTAAGTAAATTTCTTAATATTAAATATAGAAATAAAAAATAA
- a CDS encoding nucleoside deaminase has product MNHDFEIQHREITNIDYIKWMRSILRRSDEVGKVELPITAFIIDERGRCIGRGSNKRETNNDPLGHAELIALRQASWIKNDWRFNECSIIVNLEPCTMCAAALVQARMGNVIYGAEDHKRGGFGGTIDLSKHESAHHKMNVIRGILDKDCENRIKIWFKKLRNQK; this is encoded by the coding sequence ATGAATCATGATTTTGAAATTCAACATAGAGAAATTACTAATATAGATTATATTAAATGGATGAGATCTATTTTAAGAAGATCAGATGAAGTCGGGAAAGTGGAATTACCAATAACGGCATTTATAATAGATGAGAGAGGAAGATGTATTGGAAGAGGAAGTAATAAAAGAGAAACTAATAATGATCCTTTAGGTCATGCTGAACTAATAGCACTTAGGCAAGCGTCTTGGATTAAAAATGATTGGCGATTTAATGAATGCAGCATTATTGTTAATTTAGAACCTTGTACAATGTGTGCGGCAGCGTTAGTTCAAGCAAGAATGGGGAATGTTATATATGGTGCTGAAGATCATAAGAGAGGTGGTTTCGGAGGTACTATTGATCTATCTAAACACGAAAGCGCTCATCATAAAATGAATGTCATACGGGGAATATTAGATAAGGATTGCGAAAATAGAATAAAGATTTGGTTTAAAAAGTTGAGGAATCAAAAATAG
- a CDS encoding ATP-binding protein encodes MSFFQGKILLNFITNLLYRPTINWSNFELDSSIQLNDFVDLLLEPLKTSQYSYRTRLGLHEALINAVTHGNKLDPKKSIRVRRIITPNWCVWQIQDQGNGLEIKKRIYKLPEKLSALNGRGLYIINECFDDIRWSNKGNRLQLALKR; translated from the coding sequence ATGTCCTTTTTTCAGGGCAAAATTCTTTTGAATTTTATTACAAACTTACTATATAGGCCAACAATTAACTGGTCTAATTTTGAATTAGACTCATCAATACAACTAAATGATTTTGTCGATTTATTGTTAGAACCCTTAAAGACTTCGCAATATTCATATCGAACAAGACTTGGTTTGCATGAAGCTCTTATAAATGCTGTTACCCATGGCAATAAATTAGATCCTAAAAAATCAATCAGAGTTCGAAGAATTATTACTCCTAACTGGTGCGTTTGGCAGATTCAAGATCAAGGTAATGGGTTAGAAATAAAAAAAAGAATTTATAAATTGCCTGAAAAACTTAGTGCGTTGAATGGGCGTGGTCTATATATCATAAACGAATGTTTTGATGATATTAGATGGAGTAATAAAGGTAACCGACTCCAATTGGCATTAAAGAGATGA
- a CDS encoding DUF6439 family protein, with the protein MNNWDEDIIELAQKLNSKLKINHIDWHKLKGKKINRSAELISAALCQLLISENEKDTINYLEESIKWLKGINIDKPCPSKNSSL; encoded by the coding sequence ATGAATAACTGGGACGAAGATATTATAGAACTTGCACAAAAATTGAATTCTAAACTAAAAATTAATCATATTGATTGGCACAAACTTAAGGGAAAAAAAATAAATAGATCGGCAGAACTAATCTCAGCCGCTTTATGCCAACTACTAATTTCAGAGAATGAAAAAGATACCATAAATTATTTGGAAGAAAGTATAAAATGGCTTAAAGGAATTAATATAGATAAACCCTGTCCAAGTAAAAACTCATCTCTTTAA
- a CDS encoding GUN4 domain-containing protein, whose amino-acid sequence MKNKDQDYHYKSTLALVKKFVESNQRKRLKLLSEIESEVDNLFVFGTKIFDDFDQEGDDWAAGWLLQVLKKHKPLFFKDKKYNNWFVTYSDKNINYEELQLKLLEQNFEEADRLTSSYLRQLAGKLAVNRGYVFYSEVNSMSGTDLQTIDRLWSIYSNGRFGFSIQAKILKSVEKKYELLWPKIGWKKDGYWTRYPGSFSWSLDAPDGHMPLINQLRGVRLMDSILRHPAISLRHNNIL is encoded by the coding sequence ATGAAAAACAAAGATCAAGATTACCATTATAAGAGTACATTAGCTTTAGTTAAAAAATTTGTTGAATCTAATCAACGAAAAAGACTAAAATTATTATCAGAAATTGAATCAGAAGTTGATAATTTATTTGTGTTTGGTACAAAAATATTTGATGATTTTGATCAAGAAGGTGATGATTGGGCAGCTGGTTGGTTATTACAAGTATTAAAAAAACATAAACCACTTTTTTTTAAAGATAAAAAATACAATAATTGGTTTGTTACCTATTCAGATAAAAATATTAATTATGAAGAACTCCAGTTGAAATTATTAGAACAAAATTTTGAGGAGGCTGATAGATTAACAAGTTCATATTTAAGACAACTTGCTGGAAAGCTCGCTGTAAATCGTGGATATGTTTTTTATAGTGAGGTTAATAGTATGTCTGGCACTGATCTTCAAACTATAGATAGATTATGGAGTATTTATTCAAATGGTAGGTTTGGTTTCTCAATACAGGCAAAAATTCTGAAGTCAGTTGAAAAAAAATATGAATTGTTATGGCCAAAGATAGGGTGGAAAAAAGATGGATATTGGACTAGATATCCAGGTTCGTTTAGCTGGTCTTTAGATGCACCTGATGGACACATGCCATTAATAAATCAACTAAGAGGCGTTAGACTTATGGACTCGATACTAAGGCATCCAGCAATTTCTTTGAGGCATAATAATATTCTTTGA
- a CDS encoding pyridoxal phosphate-dependent decarboxylase family protein translates to MTVDSINKKEKLFPTYSGSNDSFIALLNKTSKVICNWFSNAEKLGPLPIDNNFKCSVPDETGKSTDVLFSEIESLIYSSFNPVHPGSLAHLDPPPLIISILGDLIAASLNNNLLAHELSPSISLLEESICKWFSKKIGFTESSGGIAASGGTLSNLNALVAARNQAGLASDHNAVFLISEDAHSSFIKCTLIMGLDKNNLIKVKTDNDGCMDIIDLKKIIDKCYREGKKIFSIVATLGTTIRGAIDPIEKISRICKERNIWLHIDGSIGGIFAITKIPINGISHVNFANSITINPQKILGIAKTSSILLVSDIEVLKNTFATGLPYISSEDNFLNRGELGIQGSRPAEIIKLWLGLRYLGMKGIEDVLSSSIEKRKFFEDNLSKEQYELCSGPLHIVSFLPKSMNKNESDAWTLDKRISLMKNNFMLSRPLIKNRYFLRAVLGNFNTDRTHIKELLKLLH, encoded by the coding sequence ATGACTGTAGATTCAATTAATAAAAAAGAAAAACTATTCCCTACATATTCAGGAAGTAACGATAGTTTTATTGCTCTTCTCAATAAAACCTCCAAAGTTATTTGCAATTGGTTTTCAAATGCTGAAAAATTAGGCCCTTTACCAATAGATAATAATTTCAAGTGTTCAGTTCCAGATGAAACTGGAAAGTCAACAGATGTATTATTCTCTGAGATTGAAAGTCTCATTTATAGCTCTTTTAATCCAGTACACCCAGGATCACTAGCACACCTCGATCCCCCACCTCTGATTATCTCTATTTTGGGAGATTTAATAGCTGCTAGCTTAAATAATAATCTTCTCGCACATGAACTATCACCAAGTATTTCTCTTCTTGAGGAATCAATTTGTAAATGGTTCTCAAAAAAAATTGGCTTTACTGAATCTTCTGGAGGGATAGCAGCAAGCGGTGGGACTTTAAGTAATTTAAATGCATTAGTGGCCGCACGGAATCAAGCTGGACTTGCATCAGATCATAACGCTGTTTTTTTAATTAGTGAAGATGCCCATTCATCATTCATAAAATGTACCTTAATTATGGGTTTAGACAAAAACAATCTAATAAAGGTCAAAACAGATAATGATGGTTGTATGGATATTATTGATCTCAAAAAGATTATTGATAAATGTTATAGGGAAGGTAAAAAAATATTTTCCATAGTTGCTACTCTTGGCACAACAATACGTGGAGCAATAGATCCTATTGAGAAGATAAGCAGAATTTGTAAAGAGAGAAATATTTGGCTACATATTGATGGTTCTATTGGTGGTATTTTTGCGATTACTAAAATCCCAATTAATGGAATTAGTCATGTTAATTTTGCTAATTCAATAACTATTAATCCTCAGAAAATTCTTGGGATTGCAAAAACTTCATCTATATTATTAGTCTCAGATATAGAAGTACTTAAGAATACCTTTGCTACAGGATTACCTTATATTTCTTCTGAAGATAATTTTTTAAATAGAGGTGAACTTGGAATTCAAGGATCTAGACCTGCTGAAATTATAAAACTTTGGTTAGGTTTAAGATATCTTGGAATGAAAGGCATAGAGGATGTCTTAAGTTCGTCCATTGAGAAAAGGAAATTTTTTGAAGATAATTTAAGTAAAGAACAATATGAATTATGTTCAGGTCCCTTGCATATAGTTTCATTTCTACCAAAAAGTATGAATAAAAATGAATCAGATGCATGGACTTTAGATAAAAGAATAAGTCTTATGAAAAATAATTTTATGCTTTCTAGACCTCTTATTAAAAATAGATATTTTTTAAGAGCAGTGTTAGGGAATTTCAATACTGATAGAACTCATATCAAAGAACTCTTGAAATTACTTCATTAA
- a CDS encoding class I SAM-dependent methyltransferase codes for MSREPISKIAYKTLQQGKSIAGLAHKELSTRIMNFILPDNKFGNLDIDKKLLVDIQNSMDRLREEDWDDAEKNIYPQKLLFDEPWLRYLTQYPKIWLDMPNTWDRRRKQNYNDLPKNIDNENYPKYYLRNFHHQTDGYLSDFSASIYDLQVEILFNGSADAMRRRIIKPLKEGLNNFSSRKKSSLNILDVATGSGRTLKQLRGAFPKEKIMGLDLSGSYLKEASRFISNLDGDLIELIKGNAEELPFEENTLQGITCVYLFHELPRTVRENVLKEFFRVLEPGGSLILADSIQVSDSPDFIKIMENFYKSFHEPFYCDYIKEDITTKIKEIGFNNVKSNSFFMTKVWSAIK; via the coding sequence ATGTCAAGAGAACCAATTTCAAAAATCGCTTATAAAACACTTCAACAGGGAAAAAGTATTGCTGGACTAGCTCATAAGGAATTAAGTACAAGGATCATGAATTTTATTCTTCCTGACAATAAATTTGGCAATTTAGATATAGATAAAAAGCTCTTGGTTGATATTCAAAATTCAATGGATCGTCTCAGAGAAGAGGATTGGGATGATGCTGAAAAAAATATTTATCCTCAAAAATTACTATTTGATGAACCTTGGCTAAGATATTTGACCCAATATCCAAAAATTTGGTTAGATATGCCAAACACATGGGACAGAAGAAGAAAACAAAATTATAATGATCTTCCTAAAAATATTGATAATGAGAACTACCCAAAATATTATTTAAGAAACTTTCATCATCAGACAGACGGATATTTATCAGATTTTTCAGCAAGTATTTATGATTTGCAAGTAGAAATTCTTTTTAACGGAAGTGCCGATGCTATGAGGAGAAGAATAATTAAACCACTTAAGGAAGGTTTAAATAATTTTAGCAGTCGAAAAAAAAGTTCTTTAAACATACTAGATGTTGCTACAGGTTCCGGTAGAACACTTAAACAGTTGAGAGGGGCATTTCCTAAAGAAAAGATAATGGGATTAGATTTGTCTGGATCCTACTTAAAGGAAGCCAGCAGATTTATTTCAAATTTAGATGGTGATTTAATTGAATTAATTAAAGGTAACGCTGAAGAATTACCATTCGAAGAAAATACCCTCCAAGGAATTACATGTGTTTATTTATTTCATGAATTACCTAGAACTGTAAGAGAGAATGTCTTAAAAGAATTTTTTAGAGTACTTGAACCGGGTGGCAGTTTAATACTGGCTGATTCGATACAAGTAAGTGATTCTCCTGATTTTATAAAGATAATGGAAAATTTCTATAAATCATTTCATGAACCATTTTATTGTGATTACATCAAAGAAGACATAACTACTAAAATAAAAGAAATTGGTTTTAACAATGTAAAATCAAATTCTTTTTTCATGACTAAAGTATGGTCTGCTATAAAATAG
- a CDS encoding ABC transporter permease, producing MSRNISFKEAFKMACKTLVSNKLRSSLTMLGIVIGNASVITLVGLGRGAQTLAKNQLSNLGANVLFIVPGNNDTRRRGISFPKNLVLEDSIAINNQVPSVKKVAPQISANEIVQSNSKSLNISIAGVTPEFLKVRSFEVDEGRFISESDVNSARSFVVIGPDLKEEFFKGKKVIGKKIRIKDHTYEIIGMLKPKGAVFGSNQDKNAYIPLTTMVNRITGKDPTYGVSLSFISVEAINKNKTSAAKFQITNLLRQRHNIIRDDDFAVRSQEDALSIVTNITSGLTFLLAGIGAVSLIVGGIGIMNIMLVSVSERTEEIGLRKAIGARQSDILIQFLFEALILSTIGGLVGTTTGLTGVFLLGVITPLPASVGLTTTFSTMIISGSIGLIFGVLPAKRASKLDPIVALRSL from the coding sequence ATGTCTAGGAATATATCTTTTAAAGAAGCTTTTAAAATGGCTTGCAAAACATTAGTTTCTAATAAATTGAGAAGTTCCCTTACTATGTTGGGGATAGTTATAGGAAATGCTTCAGTAATAACACTTGTTGGCCTAGGAAGAGGGGCTCAAACTCTAGCTAAAAACCAATTAAGTAACTTAGGGGCGAATGTGTTATTTATAGTTCCAGGGAACAACGATACCCGAAGAAGAGGTATTTCATTTCCTAAAAATCTTGTTTTAGAGGATTCAATTGCAATTAATAATCAAGTCCCGAGTGTTAAAAAAGTTGCTCCACAAATCTCTGCAAATGAAATTGTTCAGTCAAATTCAAAAAGTTTAAATATTTCAATCGCTGGAGTCACACCAGAATTTCTAAAAGTAAGAAGTTTTGAAGTAGATGAAGGTAGATTCATCTCTGAGAGTGATGTTAATTCAGCTAGAAGTTTTGTTGTGATAGGTCCTGATCTAAAAGAAGAATTTTTCAAAGGGAAAAAAGTAATTGGAAAAAAAATAAGAATAAAAGACCATACTTATGAAATAATTGGAATGTTAAAACCGAAGGGCGCTGTTTTCGGTAGTAATCAAGATAAAAATGCATATATCCCACTTACTACAATGGTGAACAGAATTACAGGGAAAGACCCTACATACGGAGTTAGTTTAAGTTTTATAAGTGTAGAGGCAATTAATAAAAACAAAACCAGTGCTGCGAAGTTTCAAATTACAAATTTATTACGTCAAAGACATAACATAATTAGAGACGATGATTTTGCCGTTAGATCTCAAGAAGATGCATTAAGCATAGTCACGAATATTACAAGTGGTCTTACTTTTTTACTAGCAGGTATCGGAGCCGTATCACTAATTGTTGGCGGTATAGGGATAATGAATATAATGCTTGTTTCTGTTAGCGAAAGAACAGAGGAGATTGGTCTTAGAAAGGCAATAGGTGCTAGACAATCAGATATTCTTATTCAATTTTTATTTGAGGCATTAATACTATCTACTATTGGAGGTTTAGTGGGAACAACAACTGGTCTAACAGGCGTATTTCTTTTAGGAGTAATTACTCCATTACCCGCCTCTGTTGGATTAACAACAACTTTTTCTACAATGATAATTTCAGGTTCAATAGGACTTATCTTTGGAGTATTACCAGCAAAAAGAGCATCAAAATTAGATCCGATTGTCGCTCTAAGAAGTTTGTAA
- a CDS encoding pyridoxal-phosphate-dependent aminotransferase family protein: MTETKLISTINEENLPLLGKTYVPSRLLLGPGPSNAHPEVLKALSLNPIGHLDDAYIELMSDVQKLLRYTWQCNNRITLPMSGTGSAAMEASIANFIEPGEKILIARKGYFGDRLVDMASRYKAEVSVIDKEWGEAFTFEEIKYEIETNKPAIFAIVHAETSTGVLQPLEGIGDLCRENNCLFLVDAVTSLGALELYIDKWKIDLAYSCSQKGLSCPPGLSPFTMNKRAEDKLSSRSSKVPNWYLDLSLLNKYWGSDRVYHHTAPVNMNFAIREGLRLIANEGLKNIWERHNSNAIKLWKGLESLGMELHVSSENRLPTLTTVKIPSRVDGDAFRNHLLKNFGIEIGNGLGSLSGKVWRIGLMGFNSSDENVDRLLNLFDTELKKFTIFDSSTF, translated from the coding sequence TTGACTGAAACAAAACTCATTTCAACTATAAATGAAGAGAATTTACCTCTCCTGGGTAAAACTTACGTTCCTTCAAGACTTTTATTAGGACCTGGTCCTTCAAATGCTCATCCTGAAGTTCTAAAGGCTTTATCACTTAATCCAATAGGGCATTTAGATGATGCTTACATAGAATTAATGTCTGATGTTCAAAAATTACTGAGATATACATGGCAGTGTAATAATCGAATAACTTTACCAATGAGTGGTACTGGCAGCGCAGCTATGGAAGCCTCGATAGCAAATTTTATTGAACCAGGTGAAAAAATTCTTATTGCAAGAAAAGGATATTTTGGGGATCGTTTGGTAGATATGGCATCCAGATATAAAGCAGAAGTATCTGTAATTGATAAAGAATGGGGTGAAGCTTTTACTTTTGAAGAGATTAAATATGAAATCGAAACAAATAAACCAGCCATTTTTGCTATTGTTCATGCTGAAACATCTACTGGAGTATTGCAACCTCTTGAAGGCATTGGAGATTTATGCAGAGAAAATAATTGCTTGTTCCTGGTTGATGCAGTTACATCTTTAGGAGCGCTAGAACTTTATATTGATAAATGGAAAATTGACCTTGCTTATAGTTGCAGCCAAAAAGGTCTAAGCTGCCCTCCTGGATTAAGCCCTTTTACAATGAATAAAAGAGCTGAAGATAAACTTAGTTCAAGATCTTCTAAAGTTCCAAATTGGTATTTAGATTTATCTTTATTGAATAAATATTGGGGCTCTGATCGGGTTTATCACCACACAGCACCTGTTAATATGAATTTTGCAATAAGAGAGGGGTTGAGATTGATAGCCAATGAAGGTTTGAAAAATATATGGGAAAGACATAATTCTAATGCAATTAAATTATGGAAAGGTTTAGAATCTTTAGGAATGGAACTACATGTTTCTAGCGAAAATAGATTACCTACGCTTACAACAGTAAAAATTCCTTCTAGAGTTGACGGCGACGCATTTAGGAATCATTTATTAAAAAATTTTGGTATCGAGATAGGAAATGGTTTAGGTTCTTTATCAGGCAAAGTATGGCGTATTGGTTTAATGGGATTTAATTCAAGTGATGAAAATGTTGATCGATTATTAAATTTATTCGATACTGAATTAAAGAAATTTACTATTTTTGATTCCTCAACTTTTTAA